Below is a window of Cytophaga hutchinsonii ATCC 33406 DNA.
GCAATCTGGTATTAGCTATTGTCTTATCGTGGCTACTAAAAAAGCTTGGTTGCGAAACAATTCTGGAGAGTGTACGCCTTGCAGCACTCTTGTGGTTAGGATTCATTGTTGCAATAATAGGGCCGCTATATGCCCATCAGGCTTATTCGTTTAAATTTTTCCTGATCATTGCAGGTGCCATTTTAATGTACATTCTAACCAGTGCCGTGATTTTAACTACGTGGAAATAAACGGTTATATAGTTAAACAATAAAGACCGGAGTTCCCGGCCATTATTGTTTAACTATATAATATACTATTCTATTGTTTTATTATTTTACCGTGCTGGTTCAAACCACTTGAATCTGCTATGCTGTAATAATAGATACCTTGCGGCAATTGTTGTAATATGATCCTGCTTTCTTTAACAGCACCTAAACGCTGTGTTAATACAGTTGCACCATCTATTGTATAAACATTTATAGTAGATTCTATTGTCTCTCTCGGGAATTTGATTGTAATGCTTTCGCTTACTGGATTTGGGTAGAGAAGAATAAGATCCTTTGTATTTGTTTTAGATGTAAGTCCGGTAGTAATATTATTTACAGGAGTTTTTGAAACAATACTTCCCAGTTCCGGCTTTTCTTCTATATACTCACCAATGGTTTGTGAAACCTTATTGGTAACAATGGCTGAATTGTAATCAAAAAATATGTTTGCCTCATTTTCAATCAGCATTCCATTCGCTACATCCGGCCTGGTAGAAATTGAAAATTTAATAAAGCCTTGAGATTTGATGCTATCAACTTTTTTAGGTGATAAATTAATATCAGTAAACTGAAACGTAACAATCTCTCTGTCATCAATCACTTCTCTTTTAATCGAGTAGGAGTGGCTTGAACTTCCTGCTAAAAAAGTTGAAGCGTCTAAATCTGAATCTAGTGTATCAACTACAACCACCGTATAGGCGTCATCACTTCCTGTATTTTCAAAACGAATAGTATAATTCAGTTTTGTTCCTGCACTTATATAATTCCTTTCTGATTGCCCCACAGGGAATACGGCCTTATCATTTGGATCATAGCTATCCGTAATTTGCATACACGATGTTGACGACACAAAATCATTATTTAACGGGGTATTCATTGCAATACCTTTATACGCGCTCTGTAATAATGCCTGATTCGTTACACAGCCTTCTAACGAAACTCTCGGAATGGTGTTAAATGCCGGGTGGTTTGCAGACTGATCAGCTTCTAAGCGAATAACTTTTCCATAAGCTGGTAATTGAACCTGAAAATATTCCTGTGACCTTAAGGCAAATTTTTGTGTAGAAATTAAGGTGTCATTTGTATATACCCTGAATGCTGTACTATCAGGCATATCTCCCGATCCTCCGTTAAGAATGGTAAATTTAGCAATACCCATATCACACTTACCTCTCACAATAACATCTGAATTATTCCAGTCTATGTCTTCGTATAAGCATGCATTGGCAGGGGAGATCATAGCCTGTGTACATTGAGTTAATGACCGGATACTTTCAATTCCACAAATAACCGAATCAATAATTGTTATTGTCTGTTGTGAATATGGAGCAACAAGCCCTACAGTATAATACAACGTGTCACCAACTTTGCTTGTCCAGGCTGGTGTGCTGCTTATTGGTTTTACAAATTCAGGGTATACCACTTTTATTTGTGCCTGTGACGAATTAATATTACCAACATTCTGGTAATTCACATACGTAAAACCTTTAAAACACCGTCTTCTTCTATCGCTGTTAATATCTATCTTTAATACCGCACATTGTTTTATTTTCTGAGCGAAATCATGGCAGCAATAGGTTGATTTTCCTTTAGGTGTTGATACGGAGTACATACCAGATGCAGGACATATTTTTTCAATAAGCGTTGCTTCTGAATCTGTAGTGTACGATACCGTATATGAAGTATTTAATGTATCTACCTTTAATTCATAAAAACCATTTTCATCTGTATAAGCGTAGTATGGGCCAGGCAAGGCTTTTACCAAACTATGCTTTACCGGATTGTCTGTGGAATTAAATTGACAGTCACCATTATTGTCATTAAAAATATTTCCTGTTATTGTATTGAAAGCCCAATCAACATAACTGCCCAGTTGAATATAATCTATTTCAAGTTGCAGTACCGTTAAATCGGAAACAGGAGATTCTAATTCTACAAAAAAAATCCATGCCGGATATTGCTGAAGAATCAACAACGATACTCATCCCGGTGCCCATTCTTGAATCTCTCCACCCTTGATTGAAATCAAAATAATAGTCGGTATATTGATTGGTTGGACTGACAATATAATAAGCAGAACCATTTAGGGTTATGTGACCTAATGTATCCATTAATTTTATATAGATATTTTTAGGTTTTACAGAGCCGGTTGACCGCATGCGTATTTTCATATTCATATTTTCAGGCTTGCTCATATCTACCACTATAGCGGGATTTTGAAAGGGTTGTATCCAAAACCTGTTTTGTAAAAAACCTACATTATCATACACATACGTAGTAGCAGGCTGTCCGGGAATTACCGGAATGATTTTATTGTATCCTTTAAAAACTAATGCATCATGGGATTGATAATAGGTAAAAACCGTATCGTGTGTTGGTGAAACACTTGAATAATTAAACCAATATCCGGTTCCTGAATTATTATAAGAACCGTAATCAACATAATACCCGGTTTCATTATAAAGAAGTTGTGCATTTACATGTTGAAGACACAATAAAAATGCGGTCACAATTAAAAATTTAATATATTTCATATAGGCAATTATTTTCTGAACGAATATAATTATTATTTCACGGATATAATTATAGTAATCATAATCAACTATTTAAAAATACATAAACTATTAAAAATCAAAAAGTTAAAATTTATAAATTGGGGATTATTGTATAACAAAAAAAGCTTCACATTTCTGTGAAGCTTTTGTAGCGAAATCGGGACTCGAACCCGAGACCTCAGGGTTATGAATCCTGTGCTCTAACCAGCTGAGCTACCTCGCCATTTGGGACTGCAAAACTACAAATAATTATCAATATTGCACAACCAATTTTCAGTATTTATTCACTATGTATCTAAATAATTAAGTATCAGAGAATATAATTTTCATTGAATGTGTATATATTTTCATAAATTCAATATGTTCTTAGCATTATGGCATCATTTTTTCATTCCTTTGATTTATCTTACAACATGCAATCTGAGTGTTCATAAAAGTAGTATATATCATATAAAAATAATTCATATGAAAGCGCATTTAAAGGAACTTGGAACACTAGCCATTGGTCTGTTTAGCATAATGGCCTGCAGCAGCATAACAAAAGAAACGAAACCTATTGCACACGATATACATATGGAAAACCAAACCGGAGATACAAAACAATTGGATACTGCAACATTTGGCAATGGTTGCTTTTGGTGTACAGAAGCCGTTTTTCAAGACATTAAA
It encodes the following:
- a CDS encoding DUF1761 domain-containing protein, which codes for MKYAYNYWAVAVAAASCFLFGFIWFTVVFKEAYTEGLGKSREQMNQGPSMVATSVFQLAGNLVLAIVLSWLLKKLGCETILESVRLAALLWLGFIVAIIGPLYAHQAYSFKFFLIIAGAILMYILTSAVILTTWK
- a CDS encoding T9SS type A sorting domain-containing protein → MILQQYPAWIFFVELESPVSDLTVLQLEIDYIQLGSYVDWAFNTITGNIFNDNNGDCQFNSTDNPVKHSLVKALPGPYYAYTDENGFYELKVDTLNTSYTVSYTTDSEATLIEKICPASGMYSVSTPKGKSTYCCHDFAQKIKQCAVLKIDINSDRRRRCFKGFTYVNYQNVGNINSSQAQIKVVYPEFVKPISSTPAWTSKVGDTLYYTVGLVAPYSQQTITIIDSVICGIESIRSLTQCTQAMISPANACLYEDIDWNNSDVIVRGKCDMGIAKFTILNGGSGDMPDSTAFRVYTNDTLISTQKFALRSQEYFQVQLPAYGKVIRLEADQSANHPAFNTIPRVSLEGCVTNQALLQSAYKGIAMNTPLNNDFVSSTSCMQITDSYDPNDKAVFPVGQSERNYISAGTKLNYTIRFENTGSDDAYTVVVVDTLDSDLDASTFLAGSSSHSYSIKREVIDDREIVTFQFTDINLSPKKVDSIKSQGFIKFSISTRPDVANGMLIENEANIFFDYNSAIVTNKVSQTIGEYIEEKPELGSIVSKTPVNNITTGLTSKTNTKDLILLYPNPVSESITIKFPRETIESTINVYTIDGATVLTQRLGAVKESRIILQQLPQGIYYYSIADSSGLNQHGKIIKQ